In a genomic window of Mus pahari chromosome 8, PAHARI_EIJ_v1.1, whole genome shotgun sequence:
- the LOC110325895 gene encoding ribonuclease 2B: MGLKLLESQLCLLLLLGLVLTLASCQRPTPSQRFGIQHIYNRAYPRCDDAMRVVNNYTGVCKDMNTFLHTTFANVVRVCRNPRRICRDRSRNCHDSSNRVQVTICRLTARARHYSQCRYKTTTSVNYYRVACNRRTPRDSRRYPVVPVHLDGTF; this comes from the coding sequence ATGGGTCTGAAGCTGCTTGAGTCCCAACtttgtctcctgctgctgctgggacttGTCCTAACGCTTGCCTCGTGCCAGCGACCAACCCCTTCCCAGCGGTTTGGCATCCAGCATATCTATAACAGAGCCTATCCCCGATGTGATGATGCAATGCGGGTCGTTAACAATTACACAGGAGTATGTAAAGACATGAATACTTTTCTTCATACAACTTTTGCTAATGTTGTCCGTGTGTGTCGTAATCCACGTAGGATCTGCAGAGATAGAAGTAGAAATTGTCATGATAGTTCAAATCGGGTACAAGTAACTATTTGTAGACTCACAGCTCGGGCCAGGCATTATTCTCAGTGCagatacaaaacaacaacatcagtGAACTACTACAGAGTGGCCTGTAACCGCAGAACTCCTCGGGACAGTCGGAGATATCCAGTGGTTCCAGTTCACTTGGATGGGACATTTTAG